The window ttcctcACCTTGGATACTCATTGGTCGGAAATCTAAAAACATTTCCTCACCTTGGATACTCATTGGTCCAAAATCTAAAAACATTATTCGTCACCTTGGATACTCTCCAAAATCTAAAATCATTTTCTTACCTTGGATACTCATTGGTCCAGGTACTGTAATCGAACTTTGTTTTCCAGCAAGTAAAGCATTTGCTACGTCAAAGCCACCATGATGAGCTGCAAGCATGCTGATACTAGGTGTAACCATGGGAAATTGGTTTGCCATTGTAGACATCAAGCTTGTTTGTCGAGCTGGCACCATTAGTTGGTGAGGTGACAGGTATTGGGGGGACATTAAAGGTTGATAAGTCGAACCACGTAAAAGAGATTTATCATTACCGAGGGTATCGTCTGCAACAGAATAAACTGACGTAAACTTATTTGTAGTAGTGCTTCCTTCGATTTTTACAGGTATAAGCTTCAAGCCGCCCTCTCCAGACACAGGAATCAGAGGTATGGTACCCATTTCAGTGTCGATACCAGCTAAGGATTTAACAGAGGTATCACAATCATTTGGAGTGTTATTTAACGCATGCAATGTGATATTGCCACCGATGATCTGATCAAGCACACTCACAGGGATGTTAACAGTAACTGTTTGTTGTTCCGCTTCTTGAATAGGCGATCGACAATCAGAGGAAGTTATAGGACTTGACCTGTTGCTTCTTGATCCATCCGTACTTACTATCTCAATGTCATTTTTAACAGGACTGACATTTATACCATTTGGCGATGTGGTTTGCTTCGAAGCAGATGCAACAATCGGCACCGGCAAAACGGGTGGTTGCATTTGGTGACTAACAGATCTTTCCTTCTTCAGTTCGTCTGCCGTAATATTCAAAGGTATAGCTTTTATGTTTGAAGGGAGTGTACTTAGAGCGAGAGACGATATTACTGGAATTTCATTATGATGAAGGGGAAATTTTGTCTGATTTAAACCAAGCTGCATTAACTCTGGAGGAGGGTGCAATGAATATTGTAGTGCTGTATGAGGAAATGAAACCGCTTGTGACGCGAGAAGTGAAGGGGTAATGGTTGAAATAGGCGTTGACGAAGCAGATTCAGAAACGGTTTTTGCAAGAAATGTTGATTGACGAACGGTTTGTTCAAGCTTCTGAAGTGGATTTCctatgtaaataaaatattttagatcATCGTTTGGATGTTTACTTCCATCCGCAACTCCCTTAGGCATAAAGCAGTAAAAAAGGTAATAAGTCATACCTTCGTTGATGCCCGCCTCATGTTTTGAAGTATTTAGCGCCGCGGGCGCATCATCTGCTTCAATGTTCTCGCTCATTGTTGTCGTACATGCGGGGTGAAGATTTCGAAGAAGCGATGCGGCTATATCATCTCGATGGAATTGCCTTCTTTTAAATATTCCCAACTTTTTTCGTTCATTGATTTCCAAACGTTCTAAAGTGATAACACCATTGCATTAAACACCCACATTAATCCATAACGGTAAAAATCAAAACACAAGTAATACGGTATGGCATGGTATGCAGTGTACAAAAACTTTTAAGTGCACGAAGTGTTGTGGAATTACCTTGTGTTCGTGCTTCTCCGCCGGTCCAAGTTCCTGCAACCATTGGAAACCTTCTTGTTTTGGGTTTCTTCACCATGATGTTCGTGTTGGCGAATTTTTCAGCTAAATGTGTCGAGTCGAGTGGAAttattatttacgtttagatCAGCCAGTTAAGCTATTTGCTATAGGCTTCTTTCTCTCATCAACTTTAAGCTAACTTACATCTATTAATCTTTATTGATGATATATTTCTTTCGCGTAATACCTTTTGATGCAGTACATCTAAAATTATCAACGATacgtttaaaaacaaagaaattatttaaaaaaggtaaGGATTAATTAAGTTCCTACCTATTTCCTGTAATACTTTGAACTAAAAGTACAAAGAATATTTAGCAAAACATATGTAGCgtgtcaataaaaaataacaaatgtaaacttcaataaattatttttactccACTTAGCCTTACAAAGTGTCAATAGCCTAGACTTCACATGAAGCGACAACATAAAAGTTTCACAAAAGAAAAGTATTCAAAAACCTTTTCATCACTGAGAAGTTCTACTATGGCTTGGTAACATTTTTCTTGTGCTATCGCCAATGCTGTTTTATGAAACTGAAAATAACAAGAAACAATTTTAACAATTCATGCAATTCCTCACAAAACTCTCTCGTCTTCTTAGTTTGATTGATGTAGAAGTACCTAGAAATTTTGTACTAGCTACGTATATTTGTAATCACAAAAGTAATAATTTTGCTTCTCTTTTTAGactgttttttaaattgtaatttatttgtttttatagtgGAAATCTAATGATGGGACATAATTCTCAAAATTGTAAATACATTGTTTTGGAAAAACGATGTAGATTGTGTTGTGGTTGGTAAATCCTGCAAAGGTTTCAGTGATATACTTTTTTCATGAAGCATAActgtttgaaatttattttcgaCTTTTTTAGCATTTCCTTTAGTATTAGCTAAGCATATTCCGTTTTTAACATTGACATTGGGAGGAAAGAGAAGTTTAAACCTAGGAGAAAAGCTGAAACTGAAATTCCCAGTAAAATTCTTCAAGAGTGTGAAGGAAGCAAGTAACcagtaaaagttaaaataagcgTAAAAATAAACAGAATTACTATGTAAAAAAGTATTATGGTAAATACTAGGAGGCAAATTTCTCAAGGTCGTTTTGAACTTTTCATGGTTCAACCGAAATACTCTCGTTCTCAATTTTTCCAAGGTTTTCAAGGCACGCCGTGTAGAGACAGCATCAATTTATAAACTTTCAACGCAGTAATAATATTCAATATATTCCTAACCTTGTTTTTCATGTCTGTCCTAACACCAGCCTTTAACAAGAGCAGACAAATATCAAAACTGTTAGCTTCTACAGCCCAGTGCAAAGGTGTCATCTTCAACTGAAATTAATTAAGCATATGATTATAGAGGTTCTATTGAAATCccacaaaactttatttttatatagcTTTGAAATAACTTCACAAGAAACAAGTTACTA is drawn from Hydractinia symbiolongicarpus strain clone_291-10 chromosome 8, HSymV2.1, whole genome shotgun sequence and contains these coding sequences:
- the LOC130654778 gene encoding uncharacterized protein LOC130654778, which translates into the protein MSYGTSNSTKIVSDLGKRLLEAARLGDTDEVNNLMCNGAPLTTDWLGTTPLHLAAIYGHASTAEILIKSGISRDGRTKVDKAPLHFACQHGHFEIVKMLVNEGAHVNAADMLKMTPLHWAVEANSFDICLLLLKAGVRTDMKNKFHKTALAIAQEKCYQAIVELLSDEKFKVLQEIDVLHQKVLRERNISSIKINRSEKFANTNIMVKKPKTRRFPMVAGTWTGGEARTQERLEINERKKLGIFKRRQFHRDDIAASLLRNLHPACTTTMSENIEADDAPAALNTSKHEAGINEGNPLQKLEQTVRQSTFLAKTVSESASSTPISTITPSLLASQAVSFPHTALQYSLHPPPELMQLGLNQTKFPLHHNEIPVISSLALSTLPSNIKAIPLNITADELKKERSVSHQMQPPVLPVPIVASASKQTTSPNGINVSPVKNDIEIVSTDGSRSNRSSPITSSDCRSPIQEAEQQTVTVNIPVSVLDQIIGGNITLHALNNTPNDCDTSVKSLAGIDTEMGTIPLIPVSGEGGLKLIPVKIEGSTTTNKFTSVYSVADDTLGNDKSLLRGSTYQPLMSPQYLSPHQLMVPARQTSLMSTMANQFPMVTPSISMLAAHHGGFDVANALLAGKQSSITVPGPMSIQAPSPTPMLIPTGVYMQPGHPAFLQIPGQPTLLQPALNQGFVHSGLIPPHIFQGQGHQPIFSSSLQPTLMHRPGQPVLMHPPTYPALMQPHVPQYLYFEHPSSVPTAPTQIISQDTTKEKYSSS